From the genome of Salvelinus namaycush isolate Seneca chromosome 1, SaNama_1.0, whole genome shotgun sequence:
TGTACATGACATGAGCGACAGATTCTCATGAAATGTGTTCTCTCAAGCCAGCAAAGTCGGTGCATTTGAGAAAAACAATTAGTAGCGCGCAAAGCTTTACGTTTTCCATGCTTTTTAAAGCAATGTCGGAGCGCCATACAGAACTGACCTCAATGATAGGTAATGTTAATGATTTTTGTTCGTTTTAATCATCAATAAATTACATTTCACTGTATTGCATTTTGCTGGCAAGATGGCGCCGGCGTAGACAAGTCAGGTGACCTTGTTTTTCTCCATCACCAATGCATGATTGTTGGTTCATAAGGGATGCGGAAGTCAATGTAGCCTATTGTAGCCTACCTACACAATTGCAGTAGCTGGTTGGGATATGTGGTGAGACCATTGTCTCAATCGTGCACATGTAATGGCGGCAATGGGGGTCTCTGATGCGACCACTTTTTAATGTGTGAGTGGTTTCGGTGTGTCAATAAATCTTGGTGGCAACAATCCTGCATTCCACACATTCttggatataaaaaaaaaacaggagTTTGGCTAGGCATAAACCACTATGGCTAGGCTTACATGTCACCAGATGTTGCCGCAGTTGCATGCTGCTCGTTCCTCATTAGCCTGTGTAGGGAAACCGCGCTTTGAGTTTTCCATGGGTGTAGTGCATAAATGCGTACTTAAATAATTATGAGGCCCAATGCCAAAAtgatgttggcagcagcctcgcCGACACTCACAATGATAAAATGAGGAAGATGTCAAAAAACGTCGATTGAAAGGTTTTAAGCACCGCACCTGCGTGCGTAATTAGCCCATCATTGAAGGTGTCCATAACCTACTTCAAAATTAAGGCAACATTTTGACAATAATATCTAAATTAATTGCTAAGGAGAATCCTCACTGTAAAGCCAATTTTCATTATTTAGTTGTGAGCTAAGTAAATCCTGATAGACAGAGTTCCATGTTGATGTGTATATACTTTGGATGTCAACTTAAATACTGAACATACAACCAAACATGGTGTAGAAAACCCCACCCAATCTTATAATCGCCTTTTATTGGTGGGTGATCTTTTGTAAATCCTGTCCCCCTTTTTGTTGGCGATTGTAATTGGTCAATGGTGACGACAATCCCAACTCACATTCCCGCCTACCGAGGAGATCAAGTTTGAATGAACAACAGCAGTCTGTTCAAGGAGTAGTAGTTGCAATTTCAGTAAAAAATACTTTTACTTCTGTATACTTGGTTTATAAAATCGGTGGACTAGTTTTCTCAAGATGGATATGAAGAAAAGAATTCATCTAGAATTGCGGAATCGCACGCCATCTGATGTAAGCTAACGTTGAGATCGTAATGTTTGCAATTGTTTTAATGATAGTGTGATATGCAAAGGGTTACAAAGTTTTTTCGCGAGTTAGCAATGTTGCCATCACCGGAGCAGTTTGTGTTACATTGTTGCTGATATTTATCACCGTAATTGCCGCTCTAGACTTCGTAGCCAACTTAAAACGATTAGAAGGAAGCATGTCTGAAAGTGCAGTTTGTGAGAATGCACCAATACACCTAATTTTCATATCTGTATTTAAAAGGCAAGCGTGAGCCATATTGCCTAATGGTATCTTTGTAGTCCTGAACGCGCCCTTTTCCTTCCCATCAACAAGGCGCATTCATAGCCTCTTTTCAGCTAATTCATTGTCAGTTCTCATACATTTTAACGTTACTATTTTAGCGCATGCATAGGCTACAAAATGTCCTTGATTTTTGTACCCTGGCGATTGCTCGCTCACAACTTATTACGCAGCACAGGCTATACCTATTGGAAATGGTTTGGTAACCGATCAATGGTCTGTCTACGGATTGTTTATCCAAAGATAGGCTAATTCCTAGACTGTCAAATAGACGTGTGTATCGTTCGTTGGGTAGGCTATATTTACCGTGCGTGGTAGGCTAGGCCTACTTTTTGTATTTGTTATAATAGCCTAGGTATTAGTAACGTTAAGTGCATAGCCTACACAACTAATTTAAAACCGCAATGAAAAGGTTTTGTCCGTCCTAGGATTTTAGTGCAGCTTATCACGTGTCAAGAAACATCTCTCGGCTCATTCTAAACAATGTGCACATTCAGAGAATATCATGCATTGACAGACTATTGCCGAATAAGAATCAAAAAAGCATCTTAATGTTTTACATTATGGCTCGTTTGGTTGCATAGGCTATACGCATGCTTGGATTCCCACTTGAAAAACGATGTTTGATCCTGGTTTCAGTATCAAACAATAGAGAATAATTTTGTCAAGCTAAGCACATAAAAACCGACAGGCAATTTCGGGCTGCGGTGCTCCAGTTTCAAGATCTAGGACAAGCCGCCATTTTACCGAGAAACAAAGGCAACGGTTTCTATCGAAGATACCGTGTACATTGCTGTGCGTTCATTTAACACGAACGATAACAACTTTTTCCTGCATACCTTTAAACATATTGCAGTAGGCTACAATCCAAATCGTCAACTCTTTATGAGTAAACCATAATGTAACGATTGGTTTTCTTGCGCCCGCTGCCAACCCAGCCAACTTCTAATCGGCAGCCCCTCCTACTCGCTTGATGACCCATTGCACGACTCGTAGCAGGTTGTTTTCGCTTTAAGAGCAATGAAAATCGACAAATACACCCACACGTCGATCATAGTGCGTGGTTTGCCCCTTATTTAGTCGAATTTGTTACGTGCGTAATACGTGCATAATTTTCGGGTTTGGCTATCACCGGCAGCACAGATGGTCTAATCCAGGGTATAATATCATGGTGTCCACTCAGCATAATGTTAATTTCAACCGTGAACAGAAGCTGTTTTCATGCCTACTTTTAATATACCAGAGGTGTCTGTGTTTTGCCTATGAGCTGGTTGGGTTCATTTTAATATACCAGAGGTGTCTGTGTTTTGCCTATGAGCTGGTTGGGTTCATTTTAATATACCAGAGGTGTCTGTGTTTTGCCTATGAGCTGGTTGGGTTCATTTTAATATACCAGAGGTGTCTGTGTTTTGCCTATGAGCTGGTTGGGTTCATTTTAATATACCAGAGGTGTCTGTGTTTTGCCTATGAGCTGGTTGGGTTAATTTGTGGGACTATGACAATGGAATACAAGCAGCAGCACCAATTTTAAAATATTAATATTGATCAATGTCCTCTTAGGACACTAATGAGAATCCGGGTGAGTCCTGTGCAAAACATTAGTCTGCATTGTGTCCCCAAAATGTGTGAATTGCAGAGGAGGGTACAAGCTATTATCTAAGCTACTATCATATTTATCAGATATGTTTAATGTGAGTTCAATCTAAATGTGTATGTACTACATGTACATTCCTGTGAGAAATCACCTCCATGTATTTACAAAACAGTGATCCGTGGAACAACAAGTTACCTGAAACTACCACCCAGATTCGGACTAATATGTTGAATAAATGATCGATTCATTAAAGCCCAAGCAACACACCATCTGTTATGTAACGTTTTCTGCACCAGACCAGTGTcaggggaggctggtgggaggagctatagcaGGACCGGCTcattggaatggaataaatggaacagagtcaaacatgtggattccatgtgtttgatagCGTTCCGGCCATtccaatgagcccgtcctcctattgctcctcccaccagcctcctctggtgtcaGATATGGACTTCATGCAGACTCCATTGCTTTGGGACTGTCCTCAAATGGACTGACAGGCATACTGTAGTTAGAGATTTGGAGTAAAGAATCACTTTACGTTTCCTATTTTCCTATCCTATTTTCCAGGTGAAAGAACTGGTGCTTGATAATTGCCGCTCAAACGAAGGCAAAATTGAGGGCCTCACAGATGAATTTGAAGAGTTGGAATTTCTAAGCACAATCAACGTTGGGCTGACGTCGGTCTCCAACTTGCCGAAGCTGAACAAGCTGAAAAAAGTTGGTTttcgattattattatttttcaacaAAGTATTATTGTTGCCATGCTATTACCACTTTGTGCAGTTTGGTGAACATGTGTTTTATGGATGTGCTGTTATGATTACTCTGCTCATACAGTTGTTGCATTATTTTCTCCTCAGCTTGAACTCAGCGACAACAGGATCTCAGGTGGGCTGGAAGTACTGGCGGAGAAATGCCCAAACCTCACACACCTAAACCTCAGTGGCAACAAAATGAAAGACCTCAGCACGATAGAACCTCTGGTATGTAGTGGGTGTCATGACAACGTAgtagctctgtgtgtgtatatactatACTGAACTCTTGCCTCAAGGTGCTATTGGGTCTGAAAGGGAACCCTAAATGGACATAACATTGTCCAGAAAATACCTCATTCATCAAATGTACTTCCATAACTTATATGTAAAGCTTTGAGGTAAACAATTAGCAACTAAACCTCCATAGTGTATATTTTAATCTAGTTGGAGTAGTCAGTATTAAAGAAAACAAACAAAGCCTAAATATTCATATTTCATCAGCAAGACTTCTCTTCTTTCACAGAAAAAATTAGAGACCCTCAAAAGCTTAGACTTGTTCAACTGTGAGGTGACCAACCTCAACGACTACAGAGACAATGTGTTCAAGCTCCTCCCCCAGTTGACGTACCTTGACGGCTATGACAAAGACGACAAGGAGGCGCCAGATTCGGACGCAGAGGCCTATGTGGAGGGactggatgatgatgatgacagtgATGGTACGATTTAAGACAGATCCATACTATTTAAAATGTTGGTAAATAATATTCTGATTGGGCTGTGATTTGAAAGATGGATATGCACCCATAGAGCTCTGACATGACCTCTGTGTTTTTCTAATGGTAATTATGTTCATGATGATGTTCAATGTTTCCTTTTGTAACAACGGTATTCTACCAAGTGGCTGCAGTGAATGAGTTGCATTATAACTATTGTAACTTTGTAGTGGCCCTTATGCATTTTTTGATTACCGTAATAGGCTAATTCTATTTTCAACTGCAGAGgtagacgaggaggaggaggaggatgaggatgaagaCGCCCCACCAAGAAAAGAGGATGATGAcgatgaggaagaagaggaagaggaggacctaAGTGGAGAGGTGAGACTTTGAGGATGGGGCTGCAATGATACTTTTATCTTGATCGACGCCTGCATGATAAGTTCAATGATACTTTTATCTTGATCGACGCCTGCATGATAAGTTCAATGATACTTTTATCTTGATCGACGCCTGCATGATAAGTTCAATGATACTTTTATCTTGATCGACGCCTGCATGATAAGTGCAATGATACTTTTATCTTGATCGACGCCTGCATGATAAGTTCAATGatttacaataaaaaataaatgaaaaaaggGCCACACAAAATGATCTTATACCTACCTTAAAGTGATGCAGACTGGGCTGATGTTTTCTAAACCAGCAAATacctggtccccccccccccccccgaaggtGCATCTCAACCACTGCACTGTGacatcattatttgaatatgacCCAGGGCACATGACAAGGGAGATTTTGATCTGCATTTGTCTCCTcttaggaggaagaggaggagttggACGGCAAGGAGAGTGATGAGGATAATGAAGGTGAGTGTGGTGGAATCTCACTGCTGTCACCAAATGCGCATGGTCACAATATCGTGTGTAGCTTTAATGTTGGGACTGATTTTTAAAATAACACCTCTACTTAAACCATACTGAATGCTTTCCTGTTGAACGTGACCATTGACTTTTGTTTTCCTAGAAGAGGAGCGAGGTCTGAAGAGGAAAAGGGATCTAGAcgaggaagcagaggaggaggaagacgactGACGATGTGCTCACCACCAAGCTATGTTCTGATCAGACTGTTTTAACCTTGTATTCCCTGTCCCCTCCCACCCCTCTGTATTTGTCCGTTGTCATATATTGCAGTAGGCATGGGTAGTGTCATGGGCCAGCTGGGTAAAGGGTTGGTGTAAGGAAACAAGTTTGATTATTTTTTTCTTATATATTTTGTTGTACTTTTTGATTCCTTGTATTCTACTCATATCTGTCCCCTGCAAACCACTGGAAGGGCAGAAGAGAACATTTCGTAAAAGTCCAATATTATTAGCTCTAACCTTTGTAAAGGTTTTGTTTTCTCAGTGATATTGATACCTTCTGTGTAAACAGATTTCTGATGATGATTTATGTATTTAAAGAGACAAACTACCAAAAAACCTTTTAGAAATGCATGTCTGAAATAGATTTTAAAGTCGACTACTGGATTTCAAGTATGACAGTTTCCTATACCCTTTTCTTATTCAGTGTCTTTTTCTTTTCAGTGTACATTAAGCGTTTTGTGGTGTCATCCGTATATCATTATATGTGCTGTTTTCATTATGGAAAGGGTGTGTAAACATTCATAGAGTGGCCTGTATACAGGCCATCTTTTAAACACAGTAAAGAATGTCTGCCCTTGTCAGAATGTTTCTCCTTAACCCCTAGCTTTGATAGTTCGGAAATTACGTGTTATTTGTAAATACTGACCAAATCTATTTTTTTTCTATTACTCTTTGATAATGGCAGACATTTACACTTAATTAATTGTAACGATGAACTGTAGTAAGATATTGAGTATCTGTGCAGCCGTACCTAAAGTAGACTAATTGAATCTGGTACACGATTTCCATTTTCACCAAATTatattcacagaaatactcactGAATCCAAATTTGTTATTGCTGTCCAACTCTTCAAATCCATATTCGTTCCCCACCTATATAATACACCGCTGGGCAATGTGCAAAGAAAACACCTTTTGCATTTTCTTTTCTTAAACCATAGGACAGTTCATGGTCAGATAGGCCAACCTCAGTCATGTTCCCCTTACATGTTTAACCCACTGTCATCAAAGCTAATACCTTACCATGAGACAAACTTTTGATTTTCTCCCTTTCACttcaataaatatttttttttatacaagtTGTGGTTTGTGATGTTTTTGAATTGCTTACATCGTCATCTAATGGTTGACAGCATTTTTGAAAATCCCAGATGCTTGTGCTACGTTGTACCTGCTTCCtaatgtactgtagcctactactgACATCATGTGGAGAACCCAGGTAGTTCATGCTAAAAGGGAATGATCTGGTTTATCCACTCATTGTATTAACTTGACAAATTGATTTTAGTAGTTGGGACTTGTAGATAAATGAGGTGAAACAGGATGTATTATAGGCTAACTGACACAGTACAATGTTCTGTCTTTCTGAAGAGAATTGTCATTCTGCACAGTTTCATCAGCACATAGTACAATTAGGCATTTAGATGGTCGTCGACCAGTATTTACTACACCTATaggccatcatcatcatctccacCAAATGGTTAGTTATCCTCCCATTCAAACAATACTGCAGCGCTTTTCACTCACCTTGCATGCTGCTGCGTCTTCACAGTGAAACACACTGTGAATCCCCTCCTTTAGGCCACTTGAGACCTCTGTCATTCTCTACGGGCTGACCTGACCTTATCCACCATGTTCACCTTTACTGTTGCCAGACTAGATGCCCACAGGGTGCTGTGCCTATAGTCCGGTGCTAGCCACCCACACCTGTAAGAGCTTAAGGCAACTTCTCCAATGTCCATATGGCACGACAATGAATGCCAGAGGAGTTGgctaaagtaaaatgtaacaccTGGCAACCACGCTACTGTACCTACATTTGTTTGCTAGGCGTCTTCATTGGATAAGGACACACTATTACAGTATAACATTTGAGGGGGGGTCTTTACAAGGTATATGTTAGGGGTAAAGATGTAAATAATTACCTTGTGTAAGTAATATTGCTGTTTCATCCATTTAGTCAGTCAACCCCTGCAGAGTATGTTACCGATTATGACAATATTATGACAATGGTACAAATAATGATTAATCTGTATAGGTATAGTATAGGTAACCTGATCTACAGGAAGTATCAGAGTCTTAACTTGAGTGGAATGGATCATGTGGAATACCTCAGATTAACAATGTGGGTAACTTTCTTAAATAGAATATTCATAACTGAAAGGTATAAAGACAAATATTGTATTAATATTTCAGTTTGATGTACTGTTACGTACATAACCTAATTTCATGTTGACTAATTTTCCAATTGACCAGATTTGAGTATTGTGTCGATTCAATCTAGAAAATACAGGATCTGTTTGAGTATACTTACAAATTGACACCATTTGGGTGAAAACATATTTCAATCACAAGTGTGTCACCCATCATTTTCATGACCACGATTTCTCCCAAAGACATGAGATGAATGTTTCTGCATAAAGAGTTAGCTAAAAACATCAAATATAACAAATAAATAGTAACAATAATACATTTTCCAACAAAACTTCTTCTGAAGATAATGACTGAGGCGACAGACAAACTGCCCATTAAGACTACATTTGGGTTGCTGTATGCCAGTCTGAGCCAGAGCTGCAGCTTTTTACAGACAACACATTCTTAGGagagatgaagaaaaaaaactgtcTTGAAATACACCTCATTCATGTCCCTGTAAAACTCATCATCCTCATTCATGTCCCTGTAAAACTCATCATCCTCATTCATGTCCCTGTAAAACTCATCATCCACAGTAGTTGGAACTAGTAGAAGACTCTTCCATTGGGAGGTTGAGATGTTGCAGCTTTGCTGTGAGTTGGTTTGCAGTGGATAGGCCATGGGGGAGGATTGGGGTAGAAGGGGGAAGTCAATCTCTTTCCCCAGAGTAGTCTCTGGTGATGGCAGGGTGGAGGTTGGAGGATTTGGGGGTGGCATTTCTGGGTGATGACAAAGGCTTTGCCACGTGGACTCAGAGGGGCATGACATGGCAGGTGGGGTGTGAGGACCCCTGGGATACACTGATGGTGCTCTGCAGTAGGGGGGAGGGGTGTATTGCGACTGATGATgtaataactaatcataatgaaACCAAACCGGATATCAGGATACATCAATCaaacagaatttaaaaaaatcttataACAATAAATTACATTACCAGTTGGTTATTATGTTATCAATTGAGGGATTTAACAGTGATGTCAATATGATTACATTATCGATAACAAAAATTGTTACACAAACGTTATAATCAGTCTTTACATTATCCGGTGGCTattacattatcaattgcaacaGGAAGTACAAATGATACACAATGAAAGGGAGGGAGGATGCTGGACGTGgcatggtggtgatggtggtgccATAAGCTAGAGATCAGAGGTCAGACATTGTTTCCAATGGGGCTGACGTTCCTCAGGTTGTTGAGTTCCAGCTCCAGCTGGCGTATTTTAACGTCCTTGGTGTTCAGCTCCTCCTTCAGCTTTCTCAGCTCCTCCTGCTGCCTGAAGAACATCCTCAGTagctacagaacagaacagagggatCAGGGTCACATAGCGTCCTGAAGAACATCCCCAGGAACTACAGAATAGAGGGATCAGGGTCACATAGCGTCCTGAAGAACATCCCCAGGAACTACAGAATAGAGGGATCAGGGTCACATAGCGTCCTGAAGAACATCCCCAGGAACTACAGAACAGAGGGATCAGGGTCACATAGCGTCCTGAAGAACATCCCCAGGAACTACAGAATAGAGGGATCAGGGTCACATAGCGTCCTGAAGAACATCCCCAGGAACTACAGAATAGAGGGATCAGGGTCACATAGCGTCCTGAAGAACATCCCCAGGAACTACAGAATAGAGGGATCAGGGTCACATAGCGTCCTGAAGAACATCCCCAGGAACTACAGAACAGAGGGATCAGGGTCACATAGCGTCCTGAAGAACATCCCCAGGAACTACAGAATAGAGGGATCAGGGTCACATAGCGTCCTGAAGAACATCCCCAGGAACTACAGAATAGAGGGATCAGGGTCACATAGCGTCCTGAAGAACATCCCCAGGAACTACAGAATAGAGGGATCAGGGTCACATAGCGTCCTGAAGAACATCCCCAGGAACTACAGAATAGAGGGATCAGGGTCACATAGCAACCTGAAGAACATCCCCAGGAACTACAGAATAGAGGGATCAGGGTCACATAGCGTCCTGAAGAACATCCCCAGGAACTACAGAATAGAGGGATCAGGGTCACATAGCGTCCTGAAGAACATCCTCAGGAACTACAGAATAGAGGGAACAGGTCCACAAAGATAACAGGCTATAGACCATAGTTTGTAATTGTGCTCTGGAAGTCATTTGAGCATTTGCACCCCATTCCAAGTAGTGTTTAATACACTCACTCACCACCACCCAACCAAccttcttccttctctctcttttcttttcattTATCCATTCACCCACCCATACCTCCATCCACAGTTATCTGATGAACACACCTCGTTCTCTGTCCTGGGTGGCACGTTTTCCAGCAGGTCAATGCCGTTGACCACCACACCTTTCTTTTCCTTCACCGGTGCCTTGAACACCAGCTGGTTGGGCTTCTGGTAGCCCTTCTTCAGGGACATTAACACtgggtctacacacacacacacacacacacacacacacacacacacacacacacacacacacacacacacacacacacacacacacacacacacacacacacacacacacacacacacacacacacacacacacacacacacacacacacaaacttcatGAAAATGTGCTacgtacactacacacacactatatattgATGTAAACATTTCCTCTCCCACTACTAGGACTATAGCATAAGGTGTACTGAACATTCAAACTAAAGACACATGCACGGTACCTCGGTTGATACCACTCAACCAGTCATTGGCTGAGAGGGCAGGCTCGGTCCCTGCCGTCATTGGATAGATGTCCTCCTGGTACGTCTCTGACTGCAACACCAGGAGAGACAGATTGAGAGCATGTTCCAATTCTTTAAGATCTCTGTTTCTTCCCAAGGGTGCACATGTTTGTTCCGACCCTGCACTGATTCAACATTCAATCTGATTCAACTGCCCTGGATTAGATGAATGAGGTGTGTTAGTGCAGGGCTGTAACAAATATGTGCACACACCCTAAGGTCTTTCCGGGAATGGATTGAGAAACACTGCTATATGAAGTGAGAGGGAGAAGGGCATCCCCACTGACACTGACCCTCCTTGGTACTATCATGGAGATGGGCTCGATCAGCCCCTTCAGCGTCACCAGCTTGTAGAAGCGAAACACCTCACAGGCCGTGACGTCCAGCCCATGCTTAGGCATCACACCTGAGGAAGGAATGGAGGTACCTTAGACATCACCATAGTCCTGCTACTGTATAACATTACCTTAGACATCAATATAGTCCTGCTACTGTATAACATTACCTTAGACATCACCATAGTCCTGCTACTGTATAACATTACCTTAGACATCACCATAGTCCTGCTACTGTATAACATTACCTTAGACATCACCATAGTCCTGCTACTGTATAACATTACCTTAGATATCACCATAGTCCTGCTACTGTATAACATTACCTTAGACATCACCATAGTGatgttactgtataacattaCCTTAGACATCACCATAGTCCTGCTACTGTATAACATTACCTTAGACATCACCATAGTGatgttactgtataacattaccttagacatcaccatagtcctgttactgtataacattaCCTTAGACATCACCATAGTGatgt
Proteins encoded in this window:
- the anp32a gene encoding acidic leucine-rich nuclear phosphoprotein 32 family member A isoform X1, whose translation is MDMKKRIHLELRNRTPSDVKELVLDNCRSNEGKIEGLTDEFEELEFLSTINVGLTSVSNLPKLNKLKKLELSDNRISGGLEVLAEKCPNLTHLNLSGNKMKDLSTIEPLKKLETLKSLDLFNCEVTNLNDYRDNVFKLLPQLTYLDGYDKDDKEAPDSDAEAYVEGLDDDDDSDEVDEEEEEDEDEDAPPRKEDDDDEEEEEEEDLSGEVHLNHCTVTSLFEYDPGHMTREILICICLLLGGRGGVGRQGE
- the anp32a gene encoding acidic leucine-rich nuclear phosphoprotein 32 family member A isoform X3 — its product is MDMKKRIHLELRNRTPSDVKELVLDNCRSNEGKIEGLTDEFEELEFLSTINVGLTSVSNLPKLNKLKKLELSDNRISGGLEVLAEKCPNLTHLNLSGNKMKDLSTIEPLKKLETLKSLDLFNCEVTNLNDYRDNVFKLLPQLTYLDGYDKDDKEAPDSDAEAYVEGLDDDDDSDEVDEEEEEDEDEDAPPRKEDDDDEEEEEEEDLSGEEEEEELDGKESDEDNEEEERGLKRKRDLDEEAEEEEDD
- the anp32a gene encoding acidic leucine-rich nuclear phosphoprotein 32 family member A isoform X2 → MRIRVKELVLDNCRSNEGKIEGLTDEFEELEFLSTINVGLTSVSNLPKLNKLKKLELSDNRISGGLEVLAEKCPNLTHLNLSGNKMKDLSTIEPLKKLETLKSLDLFNCEVTNLNDYRDNVFKLLPQLTYLDGYDKDDKEAPDSDAEAYVEGLDDDDDSDEVDEEEEEDEDEDAPPRKEDDDDEEEEEEEDLSGEVHLNHCTVTSLFEYDPGHMTREILICICLLLGGRGGVGRQGE